Proteins encoded together in one Terriglobus saanensis SP1PR4 window:
- a CDS encoding ABC transporter ATP-binding protein gives MIELKNLERSFRAGHEELWVLRRIALTIREGEFLTIMGPSGAGKSSLLNVLAMLDDQWRGEFFFEGLPVHAMNRKQRSDLARRRIGMVFQSYHLLDDLTVAENLDLPLTYKNIPSKERQALVADTLDRFQIVGKKDLFPNQLSGGQQQLVGIARAVIHKPSLLLADEPTGNLHSAQAREIMELFRELNAEGTTIVQVTHSESNAEYGSRTIELRDGWVHLNTANPPA, from the coding sequence ATGATTGAGTTGAAAAATCTGGAACGCAGCTTCCGGGCGGGCCACGAAGAACTCTGGGTACTACGACGCATCGCTCTCACCATTCGCGAAGGCGAATTTCTCACCATCATGGGACCATCGGGCGCGGGAAAATCCTCGCTCCTCAACGTCCTCGCTATGCTCGACGATCAGTGGCGTGGCGAGTTCTTCTTTGAAGGCCTCCCCGTCCATGCCATGAACCGCAAGCAACGCAGCGACCTCGCACGCCGCCGCATTGGCATGGTCTTCCAGAGCTATCATCTGCTCGACGACCTCACCGTGGCGGAAAATCTCGATCTCCCGCTCACCTACAAGAACATCCCGAGCAAGGAACGCCAGGCGCTCGTAGCCGACACGCTCGACCGCTTCCAGATCGTCGGCAAAAAAGACCTCTTCCCCAACCAGCTCTCCGGCGGACAGCAGCAGCTCGTCGGCATCGCCCGCGCCGTCATCCACAAGCCGTCACTCCTCCTCGCCGACGAACCCACAGGAAACCTGCACTCCGCCCAGGCAAGAGAGATCATGGAACTCTTCCGCGAACTCAACGCCGAAGGCACCACCATCGTGCAGGTCACCCACTCCGAATCCAACGCAGAGTACGGCTCGCGCACCATCGAACTCCGCGATGGCTGGGTGCACCTGAACACTGCTAACCCTCCCGCATAA
- the egtD gene encoding L-histidine N(alpha)-methyltransferase — protein sequence MGALVREMEVSAEELTRCAVIREVQRGLIPQPRSLAPWLFYDAAGSRLFERITVLPEYYPTRTERAIFAGYAEGIITAAKGASTKPLRVVELGAGTASKTGILLDAAVKLQGAVTYVPIDVSASALDEACESLSRSLTEVCVEPEVANYVTDALELAPHDGPTMALYIGSSIGNFAPDEARAILRNLRGQLKSGDSLLLGTDMVKDEAILVAAYDDENGVTGAFNLNVLRRLNKELGADFDLARFRHQARWNAAESRIEMHLESLTAQRVRIPAANLMVPFANGETIHTENSYKFTADSVRSLVEDSGFSVEETWMDERGWFAVTLARV from the coding sequence ATGGGTGCTTTAGTTCGTGAGATGGAAGTGTCAGCCGAGGAGCTGACCCGGTGTGCGGTGATTCGCGAGGTACAGCGCGGGCTGATTCCGCAGCCGCGATCGTTGGCGCCATGGCTTTTTTATGACGCTGCAGGATCGCGTCTCTTCGAGCGTATTACGGTGCTGCCGGAGTACTATCCGACGCGCACCGAGCGTGCGATCTTTGCCGGATATGCGGAGGGGATCATCACCGCGGCGAAGGGTGCGTCTACGAAGCCTTTGCGTGTCGTAGAGCTTGGCGCGGGAACGGCTTCGAAGACGGGCATTCTGCTGGACGCCGCAGTAAAGTTGCAGGGCGCGGTGACGTATGTGCCGATTGATGTCTCCGCGTCTGCGCTGGATGAGGCCTGCGAGAGCCTGTCACGTTCGTTAACCGAAGTCTGCGTTGAGCCGGAGGTTGCGAACTATGTCACGGACGCACTTGAACTGGCTCCGCACGATGGACCGACGATGGCACTTTATATCGGATCGAGCATTGGAAACTTTGCGCCCGATGAAGCTCGGGCCATTCTGCGGAACCTGCGCGGGCAGCTGAAGTCGGGCGATTCGTTACTTCTCGGGACGGACATGGTGAAGGATGAAGCGATTCTTGTTGCGGCGTATGACGATGAGAACGGCGTGACGGGGGCTTTCAATCTGAATGTACTGCGGCGATTGAATAAGGAGCTTGGCGCGGACTTCGATCTCGCGCGGTTCCGACATCAGGCGCGATGGAATGCGGCGGAGTCGCGGATCGAGATGCATCTGGAAAGCCTCACTGCACAGCGGGTACGTATCCCGGCGGCGAATCTGATGGTGCCGTTTGCCAATGGCGAGACGATCCATACGGAGAACAGCTATAAGTTCACGGCGGACAGCGTGCGTTCTTTGGTGGAGGACTC
- a CDS encoding ABC transporter permease: protein MSTLTQDVRYALRQLRKTPAFTITAILTLALGIGANAAIFTLVHAVLLQSLPVAEPSRLIRIGSKITCCVNSGAPDDGDNILFSTQTYQQLKQGVPEFEELAAIQAGFAYRPVIARRDGAQAEARSSMGEFVSGNYFQTFGLNPQAGRLLTEADDIAGAPIVAVMSYDTWQNQFSGDTSIIGGTFWINTKAVTVAGIAPKGFYGDRLSSTPPNFYLPIESMPVLANVGYVHDPETHWLDIIGRVKPGVALGPLQQKVSAIVKQSIADNKDFIGDKGKALLAKTHVGLAPGGAGIEEMKDQYASNLRILMTISALVLLIACANIANLLLVRGMGRKTEMSVRTALGAMRRRIIGQLLTESLILALLSGFAGLAVAFAGTQMLLRMVFNGANRLPIQASPSPIVLGFALLLSLVTGVVFGIAPAWIAAQAQPADALRSGTRATSTGASLLQKGLVVLQAGLSLVLLVGAGLFSQNLAKLQHKDLKLESHNRYIVHINPQTAGYMAPQLEALYRTIEDRFHAVPGVKKVGISTYTPMEDNNWGNYLQVQGQPTHGIGASFVKTNAEYFASVGTHLLAGRGFTMRDTAAAPTVTIINQKLAQQLFQNSSPLGQHIGPPKSPGDYEIVGVVEDTAYTDVKWENHGMYFVPMMQRPASDTGPADKDEGLYAGAIVLQTERPMDNVEALARRTLASINPNLSVVKFQTFNAQIADRFTDDRTIARLTMLFGGLALLLASVGLYGVTSYTVARRTSEIGIRMALGAERASVVAMILRSAMLQAGIGLAIGIPVALFCVRYVKSQLYNISSVDPSVLAGAVVTLALAAGLAGLIPARRAASTDPAQALRME from the coding sequence ATGAGCACTCTGACGCAGGATGTCCGCTACGCACTCCGGCAGTTGCGCAAAACGCCAGCGTTCACCATCACGGCGATCCTCACGCTGGCCCTTGGCATCGGCGCAAACGCGGCCATCTTCACCCTTGTGCACGCCGTTCTGCTGCAGAGCCTGCCCGTAGCCGAACCCAGTCGCCTGATCCGGATCGGAAGCAAAATTACCTGCTGCGTGAACTCCGGCGCTCCCGACGACGGCGACAACATTCTGTTTTCCACTCAGACCTACCAGCAGCTTAAACAGGGCGTTCCGGAGTTTGAAGAACTCGCCGCCATCCAGGCAGGCTTCGCCTATCGCCCCGTCATCGCACGACGAGATGGAGCCCAGGCCGAAGCACGATCCAGCATGGGCGAATTCGTCTCCGGCAACTATTTCCAGACCTTCGGCCTGAACCCTCAGGCAGGAAGACTTCTCACCGAAGCCGACGACATTGCAGGCGCTCCCATCGTCGCCGTTATGAGCTACGACACCTGGCAGAACCAGTTCTCCGGTGACACCTCCATCATCGGCGGCACCTTCTGGATCAACACCAAAGCCGTCACCGTCGCAGGGATCGCGCCCAAGGGCTTCTATGGAGACCGCCTCTCCAGCACGCCTCCGAACTTCTACCTCCCCATCGAGTCGATGCCCGTTCTCGCAAATGTGGGTTACGTCCACGATCCGGAGACGCACTGGCTGGACATCATCGGACGCGTGAAACCGGGAGTCGCGCTGGGGCCGCTCCAGCAGAAGGTCAGCGCCATCGTCAAACAGTCCATCGCGGACAACAAGGACTTCATCGGCGACAAAGGCAAAGCGCTGCTGGCGAAGACGCACGTCGGTCTGGCTCCGGGTGGCGCGGGCATTGAAGAGATGAAGGACCAGTACGCCTCTAACCTTCGGATCCTCATGACGATCTCGGCCCTCGTGCTCTTGATCGCCTGCGCCAATATCGCCAATCTGCTTCTGGTCCGAGGCATGGGGCGCAAAACGGAGATGTCCGTTCGCACAGCGCTCGGTGCGATGCGTCGCCGCATCATCGGTCAGCTCCTCACGGAAAGCCTCATCCTCGCCCTCCTCAGCGGTTTTGCGGGTCTGGCCGTCGCCTTCGCGGGAACGCAGATGCTGCTCAGAATGGTCTTCAACGGAGCGAACCGTCTGCCCATCCAGGCGAGCCCATCCCCCATCGTCCTTGGATTCGCTCTCCTGCTCTCCCTGGTCACGGGCGTCGTCTTCGGCATCGCACCTGCATGGATCGCAGCGCAGGCCCAGCCCGCCGATGCCTTACGCAGCGGAACTCGCGCAACTTCTACGGGAGCCTCTCTGCTGCAGAAGGGCCTGGTCGTCCTGCAGGCAGGTCTCTCTCTTGTTCTCCTTGTCGGTGCGGGCCTCTTCTCGCAGAACCTCGCCAAGCTTCAGCACAAGGATTTAAAGCTGGAGTCGCACAACCGATACATCGTGCATATCAATCCGCAGACGGCGGGCTACATGGCTCCGCAACTGGAAGCGCTCTACCGTACCATCGAGGATCGCTTCCACGCGGTACCGGGCGTAAAGAAGGTGGGCATCAGCACCTATACGCCCATGGAAGACAACAACTGGGGCAATTACCTCCAGGTGCAGGGTCAACCAACGCACGGCATAGGAGCCTCTTTTGTAAAAACCAACGCGGAGTACTTCGCCTCCGTGGGCACACACCTTTTAGCCGGACGCGGGTTTACAATGCGCGACACCGCTGCGGCTCCGACCGTCACGATCATCAATCAGAAACTGGCGCAGCAGCTCTTCCAGAACTCCAGCCCCCTTGGACAACATATCGGACCTCCCAAGTCACCGGGGGACTATGAGATCGTCGGCGTCGTCGAAGATACGGCCTATACCGACGTGAAATGGGAAAACCATGGCATGTACTTCGTGCCGATGATGCAACGGCCCGCAAGCGATACAGGTCCCGCAGACAAGGACGAAGGTCTCTACGCCGGTGCCATCGTGCTCCAGACCGAGCGCCCAATGGACAACGTAGAAGCCCTGGCGCGAAGAACCCTCGCCAGCATCAATCCCAATCTCTCCGTCGTAAAATTCCAGACCTTCAACGCGCAGATCGCCGACCGCTTCACGGATGACAGAACGATTGCCCGCCTCACCATGCTCTTCGGCGGACTCGCCCTTCTGCTGGCCTCCGTGGGCCTCTACGGCGTAACCTCCTACACCGTAGCCCGGCGCACTTCCGAGATCGGTATCCGCATGGCTCTCGGTGCGGAACGTGCCAGCGTCGTCGCGATGATCCTGCGCAGCGCCATGCTGCAGGCAGGAATCGGTCTGGCCATCGGAATTCCAGTAGCGCTCTTCTGCGTTCGCTATGTAAAGTCGCAGTTGTACAACATCAGCAGTGTCGACCCCAGCGTACTTGCTGGAGCCGTGGTTACACTGGCCCTGGCCGCAGGGCTCGCCGGTCTCATTCCGGCACGGCGCGCAGCTTCCACAGATCCAGCACAAGCTTTGAGGATGGAATAG
- a CDS encoding SDR family NAD(P)-dependent oxidoreductase has protein sequence MSNSSTSSKGTALITGASTGIGAVYADRLAKRGYDLLLIARNGKLLSELANSLSTATGRKVEAFPADLTNKAELRKVEERLRTDTSITALVNNAGFGGVSTLLDSKVDDMENMIDLNVTALLRLTSAVLPGLLERKGGAIINIASIVALNPELLNGVYSGTKAFVLNLTQSLHKEVGDKGIQLQAVLPGGTATEFWDRAGIGGHQNLPSEMVMSSEEMVDASLAAFDRGELVTIPSLPDVTDWDKFNAARLVLLPNLSHKHSAARYGVR, from the coding sequence ATGTCGAATTCAAGCACTTCTTCCAAAGGCACGGCGCTCATTACTGGAGCATCGACGGGCATTGGCGCAGTCTACGCAGATCGCCTCGCCAAACGCGGTTACGACCTGCTTCTGATTGCTCGCAACGGCAAACTGCTCAGTGAGCTCGCAAACTCACTCTCCACTGCTACCGGTCGCAAGGTCGAGGCCTTCCCAGCCGACCTCACCAACAAAGCCGAGCTGCGCAAAGTAGAAGAGCGACTCCGCACGGATACTTCAATCACTGCACTCGTAAACAATGCAGGCTTTGGAGGCGTGTCCACGCTCCTCGATTCAAAGGTAGACGACATGGAAAACATGATCGACCTGAATGTCACTGCGCTGCTGCGTCTTACTTCGGCTGTTCTTCCCGGCCTTCTGGAACGCAAAGGCGGAGCCATCATCAACATCGCATCGATCGTCGCACTGAATCCAGAGCTACTGAATGGCGTGTACAGCGGCACCAAGGCCTTCGTTTTGAATCTCACGCAATCGCTCCATAAAGAGGTGGGCGATAAGGGAATTCAGTTGCAGGCCGTACTCCCCGGTGGCACAGCCACTGAGTTTTGGGACCGCGCGGGCATAGGCGGACACCAGAACCTTCCCTCCGAAATGGTCATGAGTTCCGAGGAGATGGTTGATGCCTCTCTCGCCGCGTTCGATCGCGGCGAACTGGTCACCATCCCCTCGCTGCCTGATGTTACGGATTGGGACAAGTTCAACGCAGCACGTTTGGTTCTGCTCCCTAACCTCTCGCACAAACACTCGGCAGCGCGTTACGGCGTTCGCTAA
- a CDS encoding flavin monoamine oxidase family protein, whose translation MMQSMTGTPSTLSATVQAPPFKAFFSRTDETKEPEPVPFDPRIERRGEAKRVLILGAGLSGLVAGYELMRAGHHVTILEAQTRPGGRVYTLRTPFSDGLTTEAGAGRIPASHAWTHHYIKHFGLKTVPFAPDSLTTLMSLHGKQVPLTPTVQLSQYFGLSTEEKNLGLAELAEKYIFPAIRKIQSALDINSSDWPPDSLRPFDRYTLSDFVRSQGASQVATDLLCSGITLRNASALNVLRILAQMHLTRLEKIQGGNDLLPRAIAAKLDERILYGARVVSFREEKSSVRATFMQEGKHHSLGADYLICTLPFSVLRRLEAMPDFTPLKRQAIQEMSYASIVKVALQTKTRDWEKRGLSGFAQADMAEIWNPSWDQPSPHGILQLYQEGKVAEDLDRMSPSQRLNFAATYIDRLFPGFSPDLERSTSYSWQLDPFAQGAGMTLLPGDLYSWYRAVASVEGRIHFAGEHTSATPSFMQGAVTSGYRAAKEVNEHI comes from the coding sequence ATGATGCAATCTATGACAGGAACGCCTTCAACGCTATCCGCTACGGTTCAAGCCCCACCATTCAAAGCGTTCTTTTCAAGAACAGACGAGACGAAAGAGCCTGAACCTGTGCCGTTCGATCCACGCATCGAACGCCGCGGTGAGGCAAAGCGCGTTCTTATTCTTGGCGCCGGTCTCAGTGGTCTTGTAGCGGGATATGAGCTCATGCGCGCGGGTCATCATGTCACGATCCTGGAAGCACAAACTCGTCCCGGTGGGCGGGTTTACACATTGAGAACTCCGTTTTCGGACGGGCTCACCACAGAGGCAGGAGCAGGTCGAATCCCAGCCAGCCACGCATGGACGCATCATTACATCAAGCACTTCGGCCTGAAGACCGTACCCTTTGCGCCAGACTCATTGACTACACTGATGTCCCTTCACGGAAAACAGGTGCCACTTACCCCGACTGTTCAGCTCTCTCAATACTTTGGCCTGTCGACAGAAGAAAAGAATCTCGGCCTCGCCGAGTTAGCGGAAAAGTATATTTTCCCGGCCATTCGGAAAATTCAATCCGCGCTCGATATCAACTCTTCTGACTGGCCACCAGACTCTCTTCGTCCATTCGACCGATACACCCTCTCGGATTTTGTGCGTAGTCAGGGCGCATCTCAGGTGGCCACCGATCTCTTGTGCTCTGGCATCACCCTCCGCAATGCATCCGCGCTCAACGTGCTTCGCATTTTGGCGCAGATGCATCTCACTCGTCTTGAAAAGATCCAGGGAGGAAACGACTTACTTCCACGAGCGATTGCCGCTAAGTTGGACGAGCGAATCCTCTATGGCGCGCGCGTCGTCAGCTTCCGCGAAGAAAAGTCCAGCGTGCGAGCCACTTTCATGCAGGAAGGTAAACACCATTCCCTTGGGGCCGACTACCTTATCTGCACCCTTCCCTTTTCAGTCCTTCGTCGCCTTGAAGCGATGCCGGACTTTACCCCATTGAAGCGGCAAGCCATCCAGGAGATGTCCTATGCCTCAATCGTTAAAGTGGCATTGCAGACGAAAACAAGAGATTGGGAAAAACGAGGACTGAGTGGATTCGCTCAGGCGGATATGGCAGAAATCTGGAATCCCTCCTGGGACCAGCCTTCGCCTCACGGAATCCTGCAGCTCTATCAGGAAGGAAAGGTCGCCGAAGACCTTGACCGTATGAGTCCATCGCAGAGATTGAACTTCGCGGCGACGTACATCGACAGGTTATTTCCAGGTTTTAGTCCAGATCTTGAGCGGAGCACATCCTACTCGTGGCAGCTGGATCCCTTTGCCCAGGGAGCGGGGATGACTTTACTTCCTGGAGATCTCTATTCCTGGTATCGCGCCGTCGCTTCCGTTGAAGGTCGAATCCACTTTGCGGGCGAACATACATCCGCGACGCCAAGCTTCATGCAGGGAGCCGTCACCTCGGGATACCGCGCAGCCAAAGAGGTCAACGAGCATATCTAG
- the egtB gene encoding ergothioneine biosynthesis protein EgtB — translation MIQVSESKGVQAQSLLASYKAVRGATAEITRGLSAEDQMVQSTPDASPIKWHQAHTSWFFETFVLRQFLPEYVEFHADFHWLFNSYYVSLGDEIPEKKLRASFSRPSLEMILEFRAHVDAAMERLLAGGVEEEAIRRIVLGLNHEQQHQELALTDLKNAFFTNPLHPAYRDIVVTESEAGPLTWSKFPGGLQEIGYPLKASDPMDFSFDNETPRHKVYLEPYSLANRMISCREYLEFMADDAYDRAEFWLSEGWSAVESEGWRAPLYWQRDAADATGWKVFTLSGYRGLSELLDTPVCHVSFFEADAFARWSGCRLPTEAEWETAAAPFTLDGNLWDVGVFHPAAAGTGEGLQQMIGDCWEWTASPYTGYPGYKPLPGALGEYNGKFMSSQMILRGGSCVTPASHMRVTYRNFFQSATRWQFSGIRLAK, via the coding sequence ATGATCCAGGTCTCAGAGAGCAAAGGTGTGCAGGCCCAGAGCCTGCTGGCGAGCTACAAAGCCGTGCGTGGCGCGACCGCGGAGATTACGCGGGGTTTAAGCGCCGAGGACCAGATGGTCCAATCGACCCCGGACGCAAGTCCGATCAAGTGGCACCAGGCGCATACGAGCTGGTTTTTCGAGACGTTTGTGCTGCGCCAGTTTCTGCCAGAGTACGTCGAGTTCCATGCGGATTTCCACTGGCTGTTTAACAGCTATTACGTCTCGCTGGGCGATGAGATTCCTGAGAAGAAGCTGCGCGCTTCGTTCTCGCGGCCTTCGCTGGAGATGATCCTCGAATTCCGCGCGCATGTGGATGCGGCGATGGAGCGTCTGCTCGCTGGTGGGGTCGAGGAAGAGGCGATCCGGCGCATTGTGCTGGGACTGAACCACGAGCAGCAGCATCAAGAGCTGGCGCTGACGGACCTGAAGAATGCCTTTTTTACAAACCCTCTGCATCCTGCGTATCGCGACATCGTCGTTACGGAGAGCGAAGCAGGTCCGCTGACGTGGAGCAAATTTCCTGGTGGGTTGCAAGAGATTGGGTATCCATTGAAGGCGAGCGATCCCATGGATTTCAGCTTCGACAACGAGACGCCCCGGCACAAGGTCTATCTGGAGCCTTATTCGTTGGCGAACCGCATGATTAGCTGCCGCGAATATCTGGAGTTCATGGCGGACGATGCGTATGACCGCGCAGAGTTCTGGCTTTCCGAGGGCTGGAGCGCAGTGGAGTCCGAGGGTTGGCGCGCTCCTCTGTATTGGCAGCGCGATGCCGCCGATGCGACGGGATGGAAGGTATTTACGCTGAGCGGATATCGTGGGTTGTCGGAGCTGCTGGATACGCCCGTGTGCCACGTCAGCTTCTTTGAAGCGGATGCGTTTGCCCGCTGGAGTGGTTGTCGATTGCCGACAGAGGCGGAGTGGGAGACGGCCGCCGCGCCATTTACGCTTGACGGGAATTTGTGGGATGTGGGAGTGTTTCATCCTGCAGCAGCAGGTACAGGCGAAGGTCTGCAGCAGATGATCGGCGACTGTTGGGAGTGGACGGCGAGTCCTTATACGGGCTATCCGGGATACAAGCCACTGCCGGGAGCGCTGGGCGAATACAACGGCAAGTTCATGTCGAGCCAGATGATTTTGCGCGGTGGTTCCTGCGTAACGCCGGCGAGCCATATGCGTGTGACGTATCGTAATTTTTTCCAGTCTGCGACCCGTTGGCAGTTCTCCGGGATTCGTTTAGCGAAGTAG
- a CDS encoding TetR/AcrR family transcriptional regulator — protein MASAPTTREHLLEVGLRQLRLTGYTATGVKEVLDLAKVPKGSFYHYFPSKEAFVSEVFARYAESEALRMAHTFGDESIPALKRLRRYFDEMFLAYGPKAEIRGCLVGNMSLEIADHSTKLQTQLEATYAAWQGGIADLLRQAIKRGELRKSVKPDALAEFILNGYEGALVRMKADQSDRPIKNFLYFVFEVLLKN, from the coding sequence ATGGCTTCCGCCCCTACAACCCGCGAACACCTTCTCGAGGTTGGGCTCCGGCAACTCCGTTTGACAGGCTACACGGCCACCGGCGTAAAGGAAGTGCTCGATCTCGCCAAGGTTCCCAAGGGCTCTTTTTATCACTACTTCCCCAGCAAAGAAGCCTTCGTTAGCGAAGTCTTTGCGCGATACGCGGAGAGCGAAGCACTAAGAATGGCCCACACCTTTGGCGATGAGTCGATACCTGCCCTGAAGCGACTGCGACGGTATTTCGATGAGATGTTCCTGGCATACGGGCCGAAAGCTGAGATCCGTGGATGTCTGGTTGGGAACATGAGCCTGGAGATCGCGGACCACAGTACTAAATTACAGACGCAACTCGAAGCAACGTATGCCGCATGGCAGGGTGGCATCGCAGACCTGCTGCGCCAGGCCATCAAGCGTGGCGAACTGAGGAAGTCCGTCAAGCCGGACGCGCTCGCGGAATTCATCCTGAACGGTTATGAAGGCGCACTCGTTCGCATGAAAGCAGACCAGAGCGACCGGCCCATCAAGAACTTTCTCTACTTCGTCTTTGAAGTTCTTCTTAAGAACTAA